One window of Mesorhizobium sp. WSM4904 genomic DNA carries:
- a CDS encoding VOC family protein encodes MPTAAEAPRIYPALRYRNAAKIIDWLCDAFGFEVRARYGEGDLVHHAELTFGSSMIMLGTARDDDYGKMVGEPGGSGGKSIYIAVDDADAAYAKAKKAGAKIIQELVDRDYGSREFICLDPEGNVWSFGTYWPKAGETG; translated from the coding sequence ATGCCAACGGCAGCCGAAGCCCCCCGTATCTATCCTGCCCTGCGCTACAGGAACGCGGCCAAGATCATCGACTGGCTATGCGACGCCTTCGGTTTCGAAGTGCGCGCCCGCTATGGCGAGGGCGACCTCGTCCATCACGCCGAGCTGACCTTCGGTTCCTCGATGATCATGCTCGGCACGGCCCGCGACGACGACTACGGCAAGATGGTCGGCGAGCCGGGCGGTAGTGGCGGCAAGTCGATCTACATTGCCGTCGATGACGCCGACGCCGCCTATGCCAAAGCCAAGAAGGCCGGCGCCAAGATCATTCAGGAACTGGTCGACCGCGACTATGGCAGCCGCGAGTTCATCTGCCTCGACCCGGAAGGCAATGTCTGGTCCTTCGGCACCTATTGGCCGAAGGCCGGGGAGACGGGTTAG
- a CDS encoding prolyl oligopeptidase family protein: protein MTSTMTKTQPELAAEDPFLWLEDRNSKEALDWVHCQNAVTVAELQGDPSYQGAFETALDLMTAEDNIPVGAALAGHVYNFWQDKTNALGLWRRAPVASYKTAKPEWETIIDFDLLSAKEGVKWVFGGASRLYPDFDLCLLSMSPDGGDASEMREFDIATKSFVEDGFRAPASKSGFSWLDKDTVIVSAAFEEDDKTQSGYPRVIKLWRRGTKLEDATPIFEGEKHHLAVGGGVEFDGDKKHVLLGKTIDFFTSHSFLRLASGENRRIPLPDDATDTAIFKGQLVFGVRSPWTAPDGTRCLPDGLYSVDFDRWIETGTFEPIETLLKPEYRVSIAGLARTEDRLFINLMDNVRGKVVVCDRTDKGWSLKPVGLPDNGNVGISHAEHFGASVSFTFTDFLTPSSIIWSDDDGETLTTVKAQPARFDASPYVSEQFEARSKDGTMIPYFVVRRRDQTGPAPALLYGYGGFEVPLLPGYAGIRGRLWLDKGNAYVQANIRGGGEFGPAWHQAALKGKRQNAFDDFAAVAEDVVRRGITTAAQLGIQGGSNGGLLTGVSLTQRPELFGAVIIDVPLLDMLRYTELPPGASWIAEYGDPSKPEEAAWLGAYSPYQHVAPGTGYPPVLLMTSTADDRVHPGHARKMAARLQEAGHRRTLFFEETEGGHGGRGDRRPQAAQTAMRYVFLQRALAGTA from the coding sequence ATGACCAGCACAATGACCAAAACCCAGCCCGAACTGGCGGCCGAGGATCCCTTCCTCTGGCTGGAGGACCGCAATAGCAAGGAGGCGCTCGACTGGGTTCATTGCCAGAATGCGGTGACGGTTGCAGAATTGCAGGGCGACCCTTCCTATCAGGGCGCGTTCGAAACCGCGCTCGACCTGATGACCGCCGAGGACAATATCCCGGTCGGTGCGGCGCTCGCCGGCCATGTCTACAATTTCTGGCAGGACAAGACCAATGCGCTTGGGCTGTGGCGCCGCGCGCCTGTCGCTTCCTACAAGACCGCCAAGCCGGAGTGGGAGACGATCATCGACTTCGACCTGCTCTCGGCCAAGGAAGGCGTGAAATGGGTGTTCGGCGGGGCGAGCCGGCTCTATCCCGATTTCGACCTCTGCCTGCTCTCCATGTCGCCCGACGGCGGCGACGCCAGCGAGATGCGCGAGTTTGACATCGCGACGAAATCCTTCGTCGAGGACGGTTTTCGGGCACCCGCCTCGAAGTCGGGTTTTTCCTGGCTGGACAAGGATACGGTGATCGTCTCGGCGGCTTTCGAGGAGGACGACAAAACGCAGTCAGGCTATCCGCGTGTGATCAAGCTCTGGCGGCGCGGGACGAAGCTGGAGGACGCAACGCCGATCTTCGAAGGCGAGAAGCATCATCTCGCGGTCGGCGGCGGCGTGGAGTTCGACGGCGACAAGAAGCATGTGCTGCTTGGCAAGACGATCGACTTCTTCACCTCGCACAGTTTTCTGCGGCTGGCTTCGGGCGAGAACCGACGCATCCCGCTGCCCGATGACGCCACCGACACGGCGATCTTCAAGGGACAGCTCGTTTTCGGCGTGCGCAGCCCGTGGACGGCGCCGGACGGCACACGCTGCCTGCCCGACGGGCTCTATTCCGTCGATTTCGACCGCTGGATCGAAACCGGTACGTTCGAACCGATCGAGACGCTGCTCAAACCGGAGTACCGCGTTTCCATCGCCGGCCTCGCGAGGACAGAGGACCGCCTGTTCATCAACCTGATGGACAATGTGCGCGGCAAGGTCGTCGTTTGCGATCGCACGGACAAGGGCTGGTCGCTGAAACCGGTCGGCCTGCCCGATAACGGCAATGTCGGCATCAGCCATGCCGAGCATTTCGGCGCAAGCGTCTCGTTCACCTTCACCGATTTCCTGACGCCGAGCTCGATCATCTGGTCGGACGACGATGGCGAGACGCTGACGACCGTGAAGGCGCAGCCGGCGCGGTTCGATGCCTCGCCTTATGTTTCGGAGCAGTTCGAGGCGCGCTCGAAGGACGGCACGATGATCCCGTATTTCGTCGTGCGGCGCCGCGACCAGACAGGGCCGGCACCGGCGCTGCTCTATGGCTATGGCGGCTTCGAAGTGCCGCTCCTGCCAGGCTATGCCGGCATCCGCGGCAGGCTCTGGCTGGACAAGGGCAACGCCTATGTGCAGGCCAATATCCGCGGCGGCGGCGAATTCGGTCCGGCCTGGCATCAGGCCGCTCTCAAGGGTAAGCGCCAGAACGCCTTCGACGATTTCGCGGCGGTGGCCGAGGATGTGGTCAGGCGCGGCATCACCACGGCGGCGCAACTCGGCATCCAGGGCGGCTCGAATGGCGGCCTGCTTACCGGCGTGTCGCTGACGCAGCGGCCCGAGCTGTTCGGCGCCGTCATCATCGATGTGCCGCTGCTCGACATGCTGCGTTACACCGAACTACCGCCGGGCGCGTCCTGGATCGCCGAGTATGGTGATCCCTCGAAGCCGGAGGAGGCAGCCTGGCTCGGCGCCTATTCGCCCTATCAGCATGTCGCCCCGGGCACCGGCTATCCGCCGGTGCTGCTGATGACGTCGACCGCCGACGACCGCGTCCATCCCGGCCACGCGCGCAAGATGGCGGCGCGGCTGCAGGAAGCCGGTCACCGCAGGACGCTGTTCTTCGAAGAAACCGAAGGCGGTCACGGCGGGCGCGGCGACCGCCGGCCGCAAGCGGCACAGACGGCGATGCGCTATGTCTTTCTACAGCGCGCGCTCGCCGGCACAGCTTGA
- a CDS encoding dimethylsulfonioproprionate lyase family protein — protein sequence MPTIFDQLLERFHFYLAGVGSDLVADAVARISWNMPARTLEPRALGCLRHLDRIAELAQPHSKPLARFVADHRDELRWGQTYTASDFGQAFIDNYGWLEAFGTRGHFVNDEVAAGLLILGPGIVYPDHHHVAEEIYIPLTDGTEWRMGEGDFHVRAGGEVIHHASNVSHAMRTGKEPLMALYIWRGGPLAQKSTIGSEGSN from the coding sequence GTGCCGACAATTTTCGACCAGTTGCTGGAGCGGTTCCACTTCTATCTCGCCGGTGTCGGCAGCGATCTGGTCGCGGACGCCGTCGCACGCATCAGTTGGAACATGCCGGCTCGTACGCTCGAACCGCGCGCGCTCGGTTGTCTTCGCCATCTCGATCGCATCGCCGAGCTTGCGCAGCCTCACAGCAAGCCGTTGGCGCGGTTCGTTGCCGATCATCGAGACGAGTTGCGCTGGGGGCAGACCTATACGGCCAGTGATTTCGGCCAAGCCTTCATCGACAATTACGGTTGGCTGGAGGCGTTCGGCACGCGCGGGCACTTCGTCAATGATGAGGTCGCGGCCGGCCTGCTGATCCTGGGGCCCGGCATCGTCTATCCCGACCATCACCACGTCGCCGAAGAGATCTATATTCCGCTGACCGACGGCACCGAATGGCGCATGGGCGAGGGGGACTTCCACGTTCGTGCGGGCGGCGAGGTCATTCACCACGCGTCCAACGTCAGCCACGCCATGCGCACGGGCAAGGAACCGCTCATGGCGCTCTATATTTGGCGTGGCGGACCGCTGGCGCAGAAATCGACGATCGGCTCGGAGGGCAGCAACTGA
- a CDS encoding isobutyryl-CoA dehydrogenase: MDAAVDAGTGQFELTEEQRAIKEMAEAFAADRVAPNALDWDRAKHFPADVIRETGPLGLGGIYIKDDVGGSALGRLDAVLIFEALARADPAFSSFISIHNMAASMIDRFGSDEQRQRFLPKLTSMEWLASYCLTEPGSGSDAAALKTRAVKTGGDYVLNGAKQFISGAGDSDLYVVMARTGGDGPKGISTFVVPKDVPGLTFGANEHKMGWHMQSTRQVIFEDCKVPAENLLAAEGAGFGIAMAGLDGGRLNIAACSLGGAQSALDKTLAYTAERNAFGSKINQFQALQFRLADMETELQAARIFLYAAASKLDRKAPDAGKWSAMAKRFVTDIGFDVANEALQLHGGYGYLHDYGIEKLVRDLRVHQILEGTNEIMRVIIARALIGR; the protein is encoded by the coding sequence ATGGACGCGGCAGTCGATGCGGGCACTGGCCAATTCGAACTCACCGAGGAACAGCGCGCCATAAAGGAGATGGCTGAGGCCTTCGCGGCCGACCGCGTCGCGCCGAACGCGCTCGATTGGGACCGGGCGAAGCACTTTCCCGCCGATGTGATCCGCGAGACCGGGCCGCTCGGCCTCGGCGGCATCTATATCAAGGACGATGTCGGCGGCTCGGCGCTCGGCCGCCTCGATGCGGTGCTGATCTTCGAGGCGCTTGCCCGCGCCGATCCGGCCTTCTCGTCCTTCATCTCGATCCACAACATGGCGGCCTCGATGATCGACCGCTTCGGCAGCGACGAGCAGCGCCAACGCTTCCTGCCGAAGCTGACCTCGATGGAATGGCTGGCGAGTTATTGCCTGACCGAACCCGGCTCCGGCTCGGATGCCGCCGCGCTGAAGACGCGGGCGGTGAAGACCGGCGGCGACTATGTGCTCAATGGCGCCAAGCAGTTCATTTCCGGAGCCGGCGACAGCGACCTCTATGTCGTGATGGCGCGAACAGGCGGCGACGGGCCGAAAGGCATCTCGACCTTCGTCGTGCCCAAGGATGTGCCGGGCCTCACCTTCGGCGCCAACGAGCACAAGATGGGCTGGCACATGCAGTCGACCCGCCAGGTCATCTTCGAGGATTGCAAGGTGCCTGCCGAGAACCTGCTTGCCGCCGAAGGCGCCGGCTTCGGCATCGCCATGGCCGGGCTCGACGGCGGCCGGCTCAACATCGCCGCCTGCTCGCTGGGCGGCGCGCAGTCGGCGCTCGACAAGACGCTTGCCTACACCGCCGAGCGCAACGCGTTCGGCTCCAAGATCAACCAGTTCCAGGCATTGCAGTTCAGGTTGGCCGATATGGAGACCGAGCTGCAGGCGGCGCGCATCTTCCTCTACGCCGCCGCCTCGAAGCTCGACCGCAAGGCGCCGGATGCCGGCAAATGGTCGGCGATGGCCAAGCGCTTCGTCACCGACATCGGCTTCGACGTCGCCAATGAGGCGCTGCAGCTGCATGGCGGCTACGGCTATCTGCATGACTACGGCATCGAGAAGCTGGTGCGCGACCTGCGCGTCCACCAGATCCTCGAAGGCACCAACGAGATCATGCGCGTCATCATCGCGCGCGCGCTGATAGGCCGCTGA
- a CDS encoding aspartate aminotransferase family protein has translation MTYQNYSLKQLQQIDAAHHLHPFTDHKELREIGSRIITRADGPFIYDSEGTEILDGMAGLWCVNIGYGRDELADAAYAQMKELPYYNSFFKCSTPTPVLLSKKLAELAPKHVSQVFYGSSGSEANDTALRLVRHYWALEGKPEKNRIISRKMAYHGSTIAGTSLGGMEPMHKQLGGAVPNIVHVMMPYAYELALPGESDHDFGIRAAKAVEDAILEAGADKVAAFIGEPVMGAGGVKIPPMSYWPEVQRICRKYDVLLMLDEVITGYGRTGEWFAAQTFDVEPDTITTAKALTSGYQPLSALLVGDRISKTLVEKGGEFYHGYTYSGHPVACAVALKNLEIIEREGLVDRVRTDTGPYFAQALQERIAGHRLVGEVRSIGLMGAIEIVKDKATKERYLPSGSAAVVVRDHAIAQGMMLRATGDTMILSPPLIWTRETIDMACERIAKALDLADADLRKR, from the coding sequence ATGACCTATCAGAACTATTCGCTGAAGCAGCTTCAGCAAATCGATGCCGCGCATCACCTTCATCCCTTCACCGACCACAAGGAACTGCGCGAGATCGGCTCGCGCATCATCACCCGCGCCGACGGTCCGTTCATCTACGATTCCGAAGGAACGGAGATCCTCGACGGCATGGCGGGCCTTTGGTGCGTCAATATCGGCTATGGCCGTGACGAGCTGGCCGACGCCGCTTATGCGCAGATGAAGGAACTGCCTTACTACAATTCCTTCTTCAAATGCTCGACGCCGACGCCGGTGCTTTTGTCGAAGAAGCTGGCGGAGCTGGCGCCCAAGCATGTCAGCCAGGTCTTTTACGGCTCGTCCGGCTCGGAGGCGAACGACACGGCGCTTCGGCTCGTGCGCCACTATTGGGCGTTGGAAGGCAAGCCGGAGAAGAACCGCATCATCTCGCGCAAGATGGCCTACCACGGCTCGACCATCGCCGGCACCTCGCTCGGCGGCATGGAGCCGATGCACAAGCAGCTCGGCGGCGCGGTGCCCAACATCGTCCATGTGATGATGCCCTATGCCTATGAGCTCGCGCTGCCCGGCGAAAGCGACCATGATTTCGGCATACGCGCGGCCAAGGCGGTGGAGGACGCCATCCTCGAAGCCGGCGCCGACAAGGTTGCCGCCTTCATCGGCGAGCCGGTGATGGGTGCGGGCGGGGTGAAAATCCCGCCGATGAGCTACTGGCCGGAAGTGCAGCGCATCTGCCGCAAATACGATGTGCTTTTGATGCTCGACGAAGTGATCACCGGCTATGGCCGCACCGGCGAATGGTTCGCGGCGCAGACCTTCGATGTGGAACCCGACACCATCACCACGGCGAAGGCGCTCACCTCCGGCTACCAGCCGCTGTCGGCGCTGCTGGTCGGCGACCGCATCAGCAAGACGCTGGTCGAGAAGGGCGGCGAGTTCTATCACGGCTACACCTATTCCGGTCATCCGGTGGCCTGCGCGGTGGCGCTGAAGAACCTCGAGATCATCGAGCGGGAAGGCCTGGTCGACCGGGTCAGGACCGACACCGGTCCCTATTTCGCGCAGGCGCTGCAGGAGCGCATCGCCGGCCACAGGCTGGTCGGCGAAGTGCGCTCGATCGGCCTGATGGGGGCGATCGAGATCGTCAAGGACAAGGCGACCAAGGAACGCTACCTGCCGTCGGGCAGCGCCGCCGTGGTCGTCCGCGACCATGCGATTGCGCAAGGCATGATGCTGCGCGCCACGGGCGACACGATGATTTTGTCGCCGCCGCTCATCTGGACGCGCGAGACCATCGACATGGCTTGCGAGCGCATCGCCAAGGCGCTCGACCTTGCCGATGCGGATCTGCGGAAGCGTTGA
- a CDS encoding AraC family transcriptional regulator: protein MSDETERHRQDNRSPALHFEMVRRKPTALLAGIVTDICGYREIWPGHFRIVEYASLTVPLVISFAEAFAIGLGRDPGDNDRFASFAAGLYAGPVVIESFGGACCVQVNFTPLGARQFFGLPMSEFKDRMVDLDDALGFEGIALRERLGEARNWDARFAIAEGFVTSRLAEANPLSPEVAWAYRTVIASGGRTRISALAAEIGWSRKHLAAKFSDAIGIGPKTLSRIVRFNHALSLSKRQEDDWAGIAADCGYADQAHLVREFPQFAGETPTALAALA, encoded by the coding sequence ATGTCCGACGAGACAGAGCGCCATCGGCAGGACAATCGCTCTCCCGCCCTCCATTTCGAGATGGTTCGGCGTAAGCCCACCGCCTTGCTGGCGGGCATTGTCACCGATATCTGCGGCTATCGGGAGATATGGCCCGGCCATTTCCGCATCGTCGAATATGCCTCGCTCACCGTGCCATTGGTGATCAGTTTTGCCGAGGCCTTCGCCATCGGACTCGGCCGCGATCCCGGCGACAATGACCGTTTCGCCAGCTTCGCCGCCGGCCTCTATGCCGGTCCTGTCGTGATCGAATCCTTCGGCGGCGCCTGCTGCGTTCAGGTCAATTTCACCCCGCTCGGCGCCAGGCAATTCTTCGGCCTGCCGATGAGCGAGTTCAAGGACCGCATGGTCGACCTCGACGATGCGCTGGGCTTCGAAGGCATCGCCTTGCGCGAACGGCTGGGCGAAGCGCGGAACTGGGACGCACGCTTCGCAATTGCCGAGGGGTTCGTGACCAGCCGGCTTGCCGAGGCGAATCCGCTTTCGCCCGAAGTCGCCTGGGCCTACCGGACGGTCATCGCATCGGGCGGCCGCACCCGCATTTCGGCGCTTGCCGCAGAGATCGGCTGGAGCCGCAAGCATCTGGCGGCCAAATTCTCCGACGCGATCGGCATAGGCCCGAAGACACTGTCGCGCATCGTGCGCTTCAACCACGCGCTCTCGCTGTCGAAGCGGCAGGAAGACGACTGGGCCGGCATCGCCGCCGATTGCGGCTATGCCGACCAGGCGCACCTGGTGCGCGAATTCCCCCAGTTCGCCGGCGAAACGCCAACCGCGCTCGCCGCGCTGGCATAA
- a CDS encoding cobyric acid synthase codes for MAKAIMLQGTGSDVGKTVLVAGLCRAAQKRGLKVRPFKPQNMSNNAAVADIPGDSNAGGEIGRGQWLQALACGVRPTVHMNPVLLKPQSDIGSQVVVQGKVFGEARAHDYQAMKARLMDAVLDSWAKVGEGADLVIVEGAGSPAEINLRSRDIANMGFATRANVPVVLVGDIDRGGVIASVAGTHLILPEEDRRMIAGYLINKFRGDVSLFDDGISAIEKFTGWPCFGVVPWLKAAARLPSEDSVVLERLASGEKRALKVAVPMLARIANFDDLDPLKAEPQVEVVFVPPGKKLPENAGLVVIPGSKSTIGDLLKFRENGWDRDLVAHCKRGGHVVGICGGYQMLGRVVRDPDGIEGIVTETEGLGLLDIETVMEPEKTVRNSSAHSVQFGLPLEGYEIHLGRTTGPDTARPSAIINGVEDGAISADGKVIGTYLHGLFSANAFRAAYLESLGVRSGGVDYRAEVEKALDEVAAELEAHLDCGAIFALAR; via the coding sequence ATGGCAAAAGCGATCATGCTGCAAGGCACCGGCTCCGATGTTGGAAAGACTGTGCTGGTGGCGGGGCTCTGTCGTGCCGCCCAAAAGCGGGGCCTGAAGGTCAGGCCGTTCAAGCCGCAGAATATGTCGAACAACGCCGCCGTCGCCGATATCCCCGGCGACAGCAATGCCGGCGGCGAGATCGGCCGCGGGCAATGGCTGCAGGCGCTGGCCTGCGGGGTCCGGCCGACCGTGCACATGAACCCGGTGCTGCTCAAGCCGCAGAGCGACATCGGCTCGCAAGTGGTGGTGCAGGGCAAGGTGTTCGGCGAGGCGCGGGCGCACGACTATCAGGCGATGAAGGCACGGCTGATGGACGCGGTGCTCGATTCCTGGGCGAAGGTCGGCGAGGGCGCCGATCTGGTCATCGTCGAAGGCGCCGGCTCGCCGGCCGAGATCAATCTGAGGAGCCGCGACATCGCCAATATGGGCTTTGCGACGCGCGCCAACGTGCCGGTGGTTCTGGTCGGCGACATCGATCGTGGCGGCGTCATCGCCTCCGTCGCCGGCACGCATCTGATCCTGCCGGAGGAAGACCGGCGCATGATTGCCGGCTACCTCATCAACAAGTTCCGCGGCGATGTCTCGCTGTTCGACGATGGCATAAGCGCGATCGAGAAATTCACCGGCTGGCCGTGCTTCGGTGTCGTGCCATGGCTGAAGGCTGCCGCGCGCCTGCCTTCAGAAGATTCAGTCGTGCTCGAGCGCCTCGCTTCCGGCGAGAAGCGGGCGCTGAAGGTGGCGGTGCCGATGCTGGCGCGCATCGCCAATTTCGACGATCTCGATCCGCTCAAGGCCGAGCCGCAGGTCGAGGTGGTGTTCGTGCCGCCGGGCAAGAAGCTGCCGGAGAACGCCGGCCTAGTGGTCATACCCGGCTCGAAGTCGACGATCGGCGACCTTCTGAAATTCCGCGAGAATGGCTGGGATCGCGACCTCGTCGCCCATTGCAAGCGCGGTGGCCATGTCGTCGGCATCTGTGGCGGCTATCAGATGCTCGGCCGCGTGGTGCGCGATCCAGACGGTATCGAGGGCATCGTCACCGAGACTGAAGGCCTTGGCCTGCTCGACATCGAAACGGTGATGGAACCGGAAAAAACGGTGCGCAATTCAAGCGCCCATTCGGTGCAGTTCGGCCTGCCGCTCGAAGGCTACGAAATCCATCTCGGCCGCACCACCGGTCCGGACACGGCGCGGCCGTCGGCGATCATCAACGGCGTCGAGGACGGTGCCATCTCCGCCGACGGCAAGGTGATCGGCACCTATCTGCACGGGCTGTTTTCGGCGAATGCCTTCCGCGCCGCTTATCTCGAGAGCCTTGGCGTCAGAAGCGGCGGCGTCGACTACCGCGCCGAGGTCGAAAAGGCGCTGGACGAGGTCGCGGCCGAGCTGGAAGCGCATCTCGACTGTGGTGCGATTTTTGCGTTGGCGCGATAG
- the mmsB gene encoding 3-hydroxyisobutyrate dehydrogenase codes for MTTIAFIGLGNMGNPMAANLVKAGHIVNGFDLVPENLTVAKEHGVTVMANAIAAVKDADVVITMLPAGKHVLSVYEDIAPKAKKGALLIDSSTIDVESARKAHAIAARHDLPSIDAPVSGGTGGAAAGTLTFMAGGSDAAFAAAEPILKPMAGRIVHCGGDGAGQAAKICNNMILGISMIGVAEAFVLAEKLGLSHQALFDVASTSSGQCWSLTTYCPVPGPVPASPANRDYKPGFAAALMLKDLKLSQEAAQSAGAVTPLGAEATQLYALFNAQGNAGVDFSGIINFLRGDKI; via the coding sequence ATGACCACTATTGCCTTCATCGGCCTCGGCAATATGGGCAACCCTATGGCTGCCAACCTCGTAAAGGCGGGGCACATTGTTAACGGCTTCGATCTAGTTCCGGAGAACCTCACCGTCGCGAAAGAGCATGGCGTCACCGTCATGGCCAATGCCATCGCCGCGGTGAAGGACGCCGATGTGGTGATCACCATGCTGCCGGCCGGCAAGCATGTGCTGTCGGTTTACGAGGACATCGCGCCCAAGGCGAAGAAAGGCGCGTTGCTCATCGATTCCTCGACCATCGATGTCGAATCGGCCCGCAAGGCGCATGCGATTGCCGCCAGGCATGACCTGCCCTCGATCGACGCCCCGGTCTCCGGCGGCACCGGTGGCGCCGCCGCAGGCACGCTGACCTTCATGGCCGGCGGTTCCGACGCGGCTTTCGCCGCCGCCGAGCCGATCCTGAAGCCGATGGCCGGCCGCATCGTCCATTGCGGCGGCGACGGCGCCGGCCAGGCCGCCAAGATCTGCAACAACATGATCCTCGGCATCTCGATGATCGGCGTCGCCGAAGCCTTCGTGCTTGCCGAAAAGCTCGGCCTCTCGCATCAGGCGCTGTTCGACGTCGCCTCCACCTCTTCCGGCCAGTGCTGGTCGCTCACCACCTACTGCCCGGTGCCCGGTCCTGTTCCGGCATCTCCTGCAAACCGCGACTACAAGCCAGGCTTTGCCGCAGCGCTGATGCTGAAGGACCTGAAACTGTCGCAGGAAGCCGCGCAAAGTGCCGGCGCGGTGACGCCTCTGGGCGCCGAGGCGACGCAGCTCTACGCGCTGTTCAACGCGCAAGGAAATGCCGGAGTCGATTTTTCCGGCATTATTAATTTCCTGCGCGGCGATAAAATCTAA
- a CDS encoding TerB family tellurite resistance protein has translation MAMALLDQIRSIFDGDPGVRKVADDPVLSAELLMLFRMILADGSVSESEMAAFRRICKEVFGIQESSIDSVIEYLNDYGYETNGSQAIALFRDLDVERRKLLARHMAEIAKADSKLAESEVKLLRRTLDLLDISPVDLVKPES, from the coding sequence ATGGCGATGGCGCTGCTCGATCAGATACGCTCGATCTTCGACGGCGACCCGGGCGTGCGCAAGGTGGCGGACGATCCGGTGCTGTCGGCGGAGCTTTTGATGCTGTTCCGCATGATCCTGGCCGACGGCTCGGTCTCCGAGAGCGAAATGGCAGCCTTCCGGCGCATCTGCAAGGAAGTCTTCGGTATTCAGGAATCCTCGATCGACAGCGTCATCGAATATCTCAACGATTACGGCTACGAGACCAACGGCTCGCAGGCGATCGCGCTGTTCCGCGACCTCGACGTCGAGCGGCGCAAGCTGCTCGCGCGCCACATGGCCGAGATCGCCAAGGCCGATTCCAAGCTCGCCGAGAGCGAGGTCAAGCTTCTGCGCCGCACGCTCGACCTGCTCGACATCAGCCCAGTCGATCTGGTCAAGCCGGAAAGCTGA
- a CDS encoding TSUP family transporter, with the protein MIDLTLQSVFILIAAAFAAGFVDSIAGGGGLITIPALLLAGFSPVAALGTNKLQGMFGSGSATIHYAANGQVDLRRQLPSALLALVGGAIGALLATVVPGDFLRALLPVLLIAIALYFAFKPNMGDVDRAERLSPFLFGLTIVPAIGFYDGLFGPGTGSFLMLAFVALAGYGVLKATAHTKLLNFASNIGGFVVFAAVGVVYWKIGLMMGVAQFLGARVGASLAIRIGAKLIKPLLVIVCVALAIKLLADPANPLRQLIGV; encoded by the coding sequence ATGATCGACCTTACCCTGCAGTCCGTCTTCATACTGATCGCCGCCGCTTTCGCCGCGGGCTTTGTCGATTCGATCGCTGGCGGCGGCGGCTTGATCACGATTCCGGCGCTGCTTCTCGCGGGCTTCTCACCGGTCGCGGCACTCGGCACCAATAAGCTGCAGGGCATGTTCGGCTCCGGCTCGGCCACCATCCATTATGCCGCGAACGGTCAGGTCGATCTGCGTCGCCAGCTCCCCTCCGCGCTGCTGGCGCTCGTAGGCGGCGCCATCGGCGCCCTGCTGGCGACGGTCGTGCCCGGCGATTTCCTGCGCGCTCTGTTGCCGGTCCTGCTGATCGCCATTGCTCTCTATTTTGCGTTCAAGCCCAACATGGGCGATGTCGATCGTGCCGAGCGCCTGTCTCCGTTTCTGTTCGGCCTGACGATCGTACCGGCGATTGGCTTCTATGACGGCCTGTTCGGCCCGGGGACGGGTTCGTTTCTCATGCTGGCCTTCGTCGCGCTCGCCGGTTACGGCGTGCTCAAGGCGACGGCACACACCAAGCTGCTCAACTTCGCCTCCAACATAGGCGGCTTCGTCGTCTTCGCCGCTGTCGGCGTCGTTTACTGGAAGATCGGTCTGATGATGGGCGTGGCGCAGTTTCTCGGCGCACGCGTCGGCGCCAGCCTCGCCATCAGGATCGGCGCCAAACTGATCAAGCCGCTGCTGGTGATCGTTTGCGTGGCGCTGGCGATAAAGCTGCTTGCCGACCCGGCCAATCCCCTACGCCAGCTAATTGGTGTGTGA